Proteins encoded together in one Phalacrocorax aristotelis chromosome 7, bGulAri2.1, whole genome shotgun sequence window:
- the MORF4L1 gene encoding mortality factor 4-like protein 1 isoform X8 gives MRGAAPGKKTSGLQQKNVEVKTKKNKQKTPGIGEGSSTSETPQPPRKKRARVDPTVESEETFMNRVEVKVKIPEELKPWLVDDWDLITRQKQLFYLPAKKNVDSILEDYANYKKSRGNTDNKEYAVNEVVAGIKEYFNVMLGTQLLYKFERPQYAEILADHPDAPMSQVYGAPHLLRLFVRIGAMLAYTPLDEKSLALLLNYLHDFLKYLAKNSSALFSASDYEVAPPEYHRKAV, from the exons gaaaacaaaaaagaacaaacagaaaa ctCCAGGAATTGGAGAAGGGAGCAGCACCAGTGAGACTCCTCAGCCTCCTAGGAAGAAGAGGGCTCGAGTAGATCCAACGGTTGAAAGT gaAGAAACATTTATGAACAGAGTTGAAGTAAAGGTGAAAATCCCAGAAGAGCTGAAACCATGGCTGGTAGATGACTGGGACTTGATCACCAGGCAAAAGCAG CTCTTCTATCTTCCTGCCAAGAAGAATGTTGACTCCATTTTAGAGGATTACGCAAACTACAAAAAATCACGAGGAAATACTGATAACAA GGAGTACGCGGTCAACGAAGTTGTGGCTGGAATTAAAGAATACTTCAATGTCATGCTGGGAACTCAACTACTGTACAAGTTTGAGAGGCCCCAATATGCCGAAATTTTAGCAGATCACCCAGATGCTCCGATGTCTCAAGTCTACGGTGCCCCACACCTACTGAGGCTGTTTG TGCGAATTGGAGCTATGCTTGCTTACACTCCTCTTGACGAGAAGAGTCTGGCTTTGCTGTTAAACTACTTGCATGACTTCTTAAA GTATTTAGCAAAGAACTCCTCCGCGTTGTTTAGCGCCAGTGACTATGAAGTAGCCCCTCCTGAGTATCATCGGAAAGCAGTATAA